In a single window of the Vitis vinifera cultivar Pinot Noir 40024 chromosome 6, ASM3070453v1 genome:
- the LOC100258611 gene encoding serine/threonine-protein kinase PCRK1, whose product MKCFHFNNGERREEEDGVLSRASKVSWARSLSVASSSADVRRSEFDFDSRDLSDSVSFHEFLAQRRANDLRVFTFSELKSATRGFSRALMIGEGGFGCVYRGVVRVHADEAPDSKMDVAVKQLNRNGFQGHKEWINEVNFLGVVKHPNLVKLVGYCAEDDERGIQRLLVYELMCNKSLEDHLLARVPSSLPWMTRLKIAQDAARGLAYLHEEMDFQLIFRDFKTSNVLLDEDFNAKLSDFGLARQGPSQGVSHVSTSVVGTVGYAAPEYVHTGRLTAKSDVWSFGVVLYELITGRRAVERNLPRSEQKLLEWVRPYVSDSKKFHLIVDPRLEGEYCIKSAQKLASLANKCLSKQPKSRPKMSEVVEILGNIISEIAPQEEVAPQPINETDNVKEEAEEETEPIKQGNNYLRKVFDLKDMVNLRTKSVGKLDWRNWTPGMVRTW is encoded by the exons ATGAAGTGCTTCCATTTCAACAACggagagagaagagaggaggAAGACGGCGTCCTTTCCAGGGCCTCCAAGGTCTCCTGGGCTCGTTCTCTCAGCGTCGCTTCCAGCAGTGCTGACGTCCGCCGCTCCGAGTTCGACTTTGATTCCAGGGACCTCTCCGACTCCGTGTCCTTCCACGAGTTCTTGGCGCAGAGGCGGGCCAATGATCTGCGGGTGTTCACCTTCTCGGAGCTCAAATCGGCGACTAGAGGGTTTAGTAGAGCTCTGATGATAGGGGAGGGAGGTTTCGGGTGCGTGTACAGAGGTGTGGTGAGGGTTCATGCTGATGAAGCTCCTGATTCAAAGATGGATGTTGCTGTAAAGCAGTTGAATCGAAATGGATTCCAG GGGCACAAGGAGTGGATCAACGAGGTGAACTTTTTAGGTGTAGTTAAGCACCCAAATCTGGTGAAGTTAGTGGGATACTGTGCAGAAGATGATGAAAGAGGGATCCAAAGGCTATTGGTTTATGAGCTTATGTGTAATAAAAGCTTGGAGGACCATCTGTTGGCTCGGGTACCATCATCGCTCCCGTGGATGACAAGACTAAAGATTGCTCAAGATGCTGCCCGTGGTTTGGCATACCTTCATGAAGAAATGGATTTTCAG CTAATATTTCGagattttaaaacatcaaatgtTCTGCTAGATGAGGACTTTAATGCAAAGCTCTCTGATTTTGGACTGGCTAGGCAAGGACCAAGTCAAGGAGTTAGTCATGTTTCAACATCA GTTGTAGGTACAGTTGGTTATGCAGCTCCGGAATATGTTCACACTGGCAGGCTAACTGCAAAGAGTGATGTATGGAGCTTTGGGGTGGTTCTATATGAGCTCATCACAGGAAGGCGAGCAGTGGAGAGAAACCTTCCTCGTAGTGAGCAGAAGCTCTTGGAATGGGTGAGACCTTATGTCTCGGACTCAAAGAAATTTCATCTTATTGTAGACCCGCGACTTGAAGGAGAGTATTGCATCAAATCAGCTCAGAAGCTTGCATCCCTAGCTAACAAATGCCTATCAAAGCAGCCAAAATCCCGTCCTAAAATGAGTGAGGTGGTTGAGATCCTGGGAAACATTATTAGTGAGATAGCACCCCAAGAAGAGGTTGCCCCACAACCCATCAATGAAACTGACAATGTGAAGGAAGAAGCCGAAGAGGAAACTGAGCCCATCAAACAGGGGAACAATTACCTGAGGAAGGTTTTTGATCTCAAAGACATGGTGAACTTAAGAACCAAATCTGTCGGGAAGTTAGATTGGAGAAATTGGACCCCTGGTATGGTAAGAACCTGGTAA
- the LOC100257008 gene encoding flowering-promoting factor 1-like protein 1 — protein MSGVWVFDKNGVARLVTNPTRESFEQKEPPFPGTATAPGARPRLLVYLPENQVIRSYTELEQRLNQLGWSRYHNYQHPSLVQFHKSDNSSHLLSLPKSFANFKSFHFYDIVVKNRSFFEVREA, from the coding sequence ATGTCTGGTGTTTGGGTATTCGACAAGAATGGCGTGGCCCGGCTCGTGACGAACCCGACCCGGGAGTCGTTCGAACAAAAGGAGCCGCCATTTCCGGGCACAGCCACCGCCCCAGGTGCACGTCCACGGCTTCTGGTGTACCTCCCAGAGAATCAGGTGATTCGAAGCTACACGGAACTGGAGCAGCGACTGAACCAACTGGGGTGGAGTCGGTACCACAACTACCAGCATCCCAGCCTGGTCCAGTTCCACAAGTCCGACAACTCTTCTCACCTCCTGTCCCTCCCCAAAAGCTTTGCCAACTTCAAGTCTTTTCACTTTTACGATATCGTCGTCAAGAATCGATCTTTCTTTGAAGTCCGCGAGGCCTGA